Proteins encoded in a region of the Pseudomonas sp. PDNC002 genome:
- a CDS encoding antibiotic biosynthesis monooxygenase, which translates to MSLVAVSTVEIDPAMSSVAGLRTGLEELRADLSRLSGCTAYRLSCGSEPGDTWLLTGYWDSTERMTAHFNLPCLARLFELAAMGLIVGLRFGTFLVASTGD; encoded by the coding sequence ATGAGCCTCGTTGCAGTCAGTACCGTCGAGATTGACCCGGCCATGAGTTCCGTGGCGGGACTTCGAACGGGTCTGGAAGAGTTGCGTGCGGACCTCAGTCGCCTCTCAGGCTGCACGGCTTATCGCCTGTCTTGTGGAAGCGAGCCGGGCGACACCTGGCTCCTCACCGGGTACTGGGATTCAACCGAGCGCATGACCGCCCACTTCAACCTGCCTTGCCTGGCCAGGTTGTTCGAGCTGGCGGCAATGGGGCTGATCGTCGGGTTGCGGTTTGGGACATTCCTGGTGGCATCGACGGGGGATTGA